The DNA sequence ATTCAGCTCTCAAGCCACTAGATATGATTGAGGCATGAAAGTTCTTTTCTCTACTGCACAATATCCAGCATATACATGCAAAGAGACCACTTGATTAAAATTAGATTAACAATTTTTATGATGATAATGGATTGTGCAGTGTAATCTATATATTAGCATATCACTGAACAAGAGTGCTTCCATATGCGGTGGCAAGGCTTGCAAAATCCAATACCCGTAAATTCATTGGGAAAGGAAAGCCAAGTGAGAAGCATACCTCAAAGAGGACACCTCTCACATTTATAATTGAGATGACATAGGTTCACCTGAAAGTAGTGCCACCCAATAAAGGAACCCACTGCAAGGCTTTGGAGACACGTCATTGTATAAATGTGGAAAGATAGGTTAATTTGAGCAAAGatctttatataaaattaatttggaTGATtgacaaagaaaaataaaatcaatttcttATCGTCATCCTTACTAAAACTTTCAAATGCCAAGATCTAAAAAAACCACTCCAGTCTGGTCTCAGGTTCTAGGGGTCAATCTGGTTAGATAATTGGTGCAGAGCCTGCACCACACCTTGTTTCTCTGCAATCAAAAGCATAGTAGACAGCTACATGTATTAACTATCTATTACAAAATATGtctaattatgaaaataaatgtaATCCAACCAAAATCTCATTTGCACTTAGCAGTGGGTTTGGATGCACTTGTTTGAGGCTagtctaaaaattaaaaacaaagaaaGGTCATCATTAACTAGAACAAATATTTACCCGAGGAAACAAGACAGCAAAGAGACAACAAAGCTCGAAAATTAAAACATCTAACAATGGGAATATGGTACGAACACGAAGTTTAAGAATAAAAGCTACTGCGcaataatttatacattaaagaaAATCCCATAAAAGCTTCAAACTAGATATCAATCAAGCTGGTTCACAAACAATCACTCACCTGTTGATGATGCAATTCCAGAAAGGCTGCCACAAGCCAAACTAACTAGGACAGGAGAATCATGAGgcctgagaaaaaaaaatacggaATTCTAAAGATATTAGCATTGACGAAACAATAAGAATATTACAAACGACAACCAGGAAAAGTCGTATTAACACCTCAGAAACTAAATCAAATATCTGATTACCTATGCAACTGCCAGTAAGATCTCAAACTCTCGTATACTGAAAAGCTCAGAGCTATGTTGGGGCCAACACCCTGCATTGATATAAAGCAGCAATCAGATGTTTATTTAAAGGATAATTAGCACAAGTGAACTGGCTGAAAATAGAGACAAAAACCATTATGATTTGTTTGCTCCTGAAACGCTTTTAGCCCCTAGACGTTGTATAGAATTGAGaattctaatttgttataatccTAGAAATAAAAAAGGTATGCCGAGAAATACAGCATTTTGCAATGAaaataagataaagaaaaaaGTGAAACTACTTCCAACCATACCAAGAGAGTTGCCCCAAGTCCTTTATATAATCCCAAAATACCCTCCTCACTCGTAATAGTTCGCAAAGCATGCCCAATACCTCTGTAATAGATCATATTTGTCTGCAAGTTTCAAAACCAAGATCTTAAGAATGATGCAAATAAACACAATGAATTGAAAGCAGCAACAAagtaatttttcaaacaataatacatatatttatataagatgATGAAGTCCTCCTGCAGAAGCCTTATCAAATTCTACAATCTTTCGGAGACAGAAAAAAAGTCCCATAAAGAGTCGAACCTAGACCTCGCAGGAAGAAACCATGCGTCTGATCACTGGACCTAACTCATTGGTACTAAATTTCCAAATATTTTGTCAACCCATCCTTTCCGCCCAAAAAAGGAATTAGTACCGGCAAAATGGTAAGCGAAAACAGTGACTCAATGCAAGCCAAATTTATTACCTGGGCAGCAAGGCGTGTTCTCACAAGATCCAATGGATATGTGGCTGTTGCAGCTGTTATCCCTGCCATGCCACCACCTACAAAATGTACACAGAGGTTCGTACTCATACTCTCTCTATGATTTTTTAGACCTGGAACCATTTGTAGTAACTGCACCAATAAACCAAAAAAGGGAAACAAAATCAAAACCAGCTCAAACGGGCAACGACatttggatatatatatatatatatataaaggcaAGATAAACTCTTTTCTCCAAACCTTCTTGTAGTGTTCATAAGCATAAAAGTTAACTGAAGAATACGGTAGACGATGAGCTATTGTAACTAAATTTCCCTTCCAGAAAGCTCGAAATCCTTCTTCGCCAACGATTCGTGAAGCCTCACGCCATATGCTTGGCTTGCTCAATGTAGCAACATCAGAGTGCATACCTTGCAcctgtattatttaattattacgaCAGTCACATAAAATTCACAATTTTGATTGATTACAatcaaaattagaaaacaattaCTCTCTACCCCAAACGCAGAGATGTAGAGATacatatagatatttaaatcccatcaaaataaaaaataagccAAACCTGAAAGAGAATAGTAAGTCTAGCAAGCGGAGCCGTACAGGTTTTACTTAGTGCTCCCGCTACGCCTCCGGCGAGAAGCTGAGATAGAGTACCGATCTGCGATTGTTGAAGCGACTGCGGTGGCGGCGGCGTTGACTGCGGCACCTCCACGCTTCCATGTACAGTATTTAAAGCTCTCTGACCTTCAACCACCATCCCCACTCTAGCCTCCGTCTGCATAGTGAATCAAAAATCCAAACCTTTCTTCTTTCCCTCTTTCGAAATTGTCAAAAAGTCAGAGAGTAAGAAACTCCAGAAACCTTAAATAACAAATACTCTCGTATGACGAAACCCTAAAGAAGAAGACTCCTCTTCTCAAAACTCcaaaattcttcttcttcttcaacctcTAAACCTCCATCATTCCCAAAGCAACAGTCTTTGGTTTCCCTGTTATTGCGTACCTTTAAAGCAACACTATTTCAACAAACGACGTCGTTACGCCTCGACTCAAAGTGAAAAAAGCGGTAAATGGTTTGGACTACGGAATAGGACTATACTTAAACCGACTACTTGGTTTCGACACGCTCAGTCCTATTATAATAATCGGAAACCCTAGTTAAAATCTTGGTGAGTACAGCCGTTGATTTTTAGTATGATATTTATGATTGGTAATATGTGCTTACGTGGAACATTATAAATGAGGTCTTATATTGTGTGAAATAGGAACGGATACATGTAAATATAAACCCAGTTACGGGACATAGTACATCACAGTTTTGGAATATTCGAGTTGGTGTGTGTGAAGATGCCAGTTGTGAGATTTTATCGTTGTGCTGTACTGTAACAAAAAGTCGGTCGAGAGAGCGTCCTTTGTGATGTTGCCACGTGGAAAAAAGTTGGAAAATGGAAAGGGGAGGTAAGGTTtctcaaaatatataatttgattttttatagtTAAGAGAAAATTGCggatagatttttttaaaaagttgataaattttaattttaaaaaaatatcaacaatAATTCTTGAGGCTACCTTTTTCTAGTCAGTTAGTCCTTATTTTAATTAGTCTTTTAACTCATTCAAAAGTGtcatgtattattttttttttgaaaaattagcgaAGTATTTCATTAGAAAGAAATAAGTCTAGACCTCTCGGTCATTAC is a window from the Cannabis sativa cultivar Pink pepper isolate KNU-18-1 chromosome 1, ASM2916894v1, whole genome shotgun sequence genome containing:
- the LOC133030564 gene encoding uncharacterized protein LOC133030564 isoform X2, which produces MQTEARVGMVVEGQRALNTVHGSVEVPQSTPPPPQSLQQSQIGTLSQLLAGGVAGALSKTCTAPLARLTILFQVQGMHSDVATLSKPSIWREASRIVGEEGFRAFWKGNLVTIAHRLPYSSVNFYAYEHYKKLLQMVPGLKNHRESMSTNLCVHFVGGGMAGITAATATYPLDLVRTRLAAQTNMIYYRGIGHALRTITSEEGILGLYKGLGATLLGVGPNIALSFSVYESLRSYWQLHRPHDSPVLVSLACGSLSGIASSTEKQGVVQALHQLSNQIDP
- the LOC133030564 gene encoding uncharacterized protein LOC133030564 isoform X1 encodes the protein MQTEARVGMVVEGQRALNTVHGSVEVPQSTPPPPQSLQQSQIGTLSQLLAGGVAGALSKTCTAPLARLTILFQVQGMHSDVATLSKPSIWREASRIVGEEGFRAFWKGNLVTIAHRLPYSSVNFYAYEHYKKLLQMVPGLKNHRESMSTNLCVHFVGGGMAGITAATATYPLDLVRTRLAAQTNMIYYRGIGHALRTITSEEGILGLYKGLGATLLGVGPNIALSFSVYESLRSYWQLHRPHDSPVLVSLACGSLSGIASSTATFPLDLVRRRKQLEGAGGRARVYNTGLLGTFKHIFRTEGLRGLYRGILPEYYKVVPGVGICFMTYETLKMLLADDDDNL